One region of Glutamicibacter sp. B1 genomic DNA includes:
- the aceE gene encoding pyruvate dehydrogenase (acetyl-transferring), homodimeric type, with protein sequence MAVEEHISQIRSGLTYQLSDQDPEETQEWMDSFDSLVESQGTERAQFIIRSLLQRAGAKSVGVPHVTTTDYVNTIPVDQEPEFPGDEAIERRYRAFMRWNAAIMVHRAQNPAIGVGGHISTYAGAATLYEVGFNHFFRGKNHPGGGDQVFFQGHASPGMYARAFLEGRLSEEDMDGFRQEHSKEGHALPSYPHPRNLPEFWEFPTVSMGIGPANAIYQAQLNRYLHNRGIKDTSDQQVWAFLGDGEMDEPESRGFLQLAANEKLDNLNFVINCNLQRLDGPVRGNGKIMQELEAFFRGAGWNVIKVTWGREWDALLEADKTNALVDIMNQTPDGDYQTYKAESGAFVREHFFGQRPETKELVANMSDDEIWNLKRGGHDYHKVYAAYKAAVEFKGKPTVILAKTVKGYGLGSHFEARNATHQMKKLTMEDLKQFRDHLRIPITDEQLEADLYSPPYYRPAQDSAEFKYMMERREALGGAVPSRRKETSVKLPLPGDKAYAIAKRGSGKQQAATTMAFVRLLKDLMRDKEFGHRIVPIVPDESRTFGMDSFFPTAKIYNPGGQNYLSVDRDLVLAYKESPQGQLIHPGINEAGAVAAFTAAGTSYSTHDEPLIPIYVFYSMFGFQRTGDQFWAAGDQMARGFIIGATAGRTTLTGEGLQHADGHSPVLASTNPAVITYDPAYGYEIGHIMRSGLDRMYGGTHQDPNVMYYLTVYNEPISQPAEPEDVDVEGIIKGIHLLKEATTDGPRAQLLASGVAVPWALEAQEILAEEWGVSADVWSVTSWNELARDGMNADAEVLVDPSKARRTPYVTSKLESTPGPVIATTDYMRAVPEQIRPYVPGEFHTLGADGFGFSDTRAAARRFFKIDAHSLVVQTLQSLVERGEIPADTAVKAHAKYDLNNPNAGKSGNAGGDA encoded by the coding sequence GTGGCTGTAGAGGAACACATCTCCCAGATCCGTAGCGGGTTGACTTACCAGCTTTCAGATCAGGATCCTGAAGAAACTCAGGAATGGATGGACTCGTTTGATTCTCTCGTAGAATCCCAGGGCACCGAGCGTGCTCAGTTCATTATCCGCTCGCTACTGCAGCGTGCAGGTGCCAAGTCCGTGGGTGTCCCCCATGTGACCACCACCGACTACGTGAACACTATTCCTGTAGACCAGGAACCAGAATTCCCCGGCGATGAGGCCATCGAACGCCGCTACCGCGCTTTCATGCGTTGGAATGCAGCCATCATGGTGCACCGCGCACAGAACCCAGCCATCGGCGTTGGCGGACACATCTCCACCTACGCTGGTGCCGCCACCCTCTACGAAGTGGGCTTCAACCACTTCTTCCGTGGCAAGAACCACCCAGGTGGTGGCGACCAGGTCTTCTTCCAGGGCCACGCCTCCCCAGGTATGTACGCTCGCGCGTTCCTCGAAGGTCGTTTGTCCGAAGAGGACATGGACGGCTTCCGCCAGGAGCACTCCAAGGAAGGCCATGCGCTTCCTTCCTACCCACACCCACGCAACCTGCCTGAGTTCTGGGAATTCCCGACCGTATCGATGGGTATCGGCCCAGCAAACGCCATCTACCAGGCACAGCTGAACCGCTACCTGCACAACCGTGGCATCAAGGACACCTCCGACCAGCAGGTCTGGGCGTTCCTCGGCGACGGCGAAATGGATGAGCCAGAGTCGCGCGGCTTCTTGCAGCTGGCTGCCAACGAAAAGTTGGATAACCTGAACTTCGTCATCAACTGCAACCTGCAGCGCCTGGACGGCCCGGTTCGCGGTAACGGCAAGATCATGCAGGAACTGGAAGCCTTCTTCCGCGGTGCCGGCTGGAATGTCATCAAGGTCACCTGGGGCCGCGAATGGGATGCCCTGCTCGAAGCAGATAAGACCAACGCCCTGGTTGACATCATGAACCAGACCCCGGATGGCGACTACCAGACCTACAAGGCTGAGTCCGGCGCCTTCGTGCGTGAGCACTTCTTCGGTCAGCGCCCGGAAACCAAGGAATTGGTTGCCAACATGAGCGATGACGAGATCTGGAACCTGAAGCGTGGTGGCCACGACTACCACAAGGTGTACGCAGCATATAAGGCAGCCGTTGAGTTCAAGGGCAAGCCAACTGTCATCCTGGCCAAGACCGTTAAGGGTTATGGCCTCGGTTCGCACTTCGAGGCTCGCAACGCGACCCACCAGATGAAGAAGCTGACCATGGAAGACCTCAAGCAGTTCCGTGATCACCTGCGTATCCCGATCACCGACGAGCAGCTAGAAGCCGACCTATACTCGCCACCGTACTACCGCCCAGCGCAGGATTCGGCCGAGTTCAAGTACATGATGGAACGCCGTGAGGCCCTAGGCGGAGCGGTACCATCGCGTCGCAAGGAAACCTCCGTCAAGCTCCCACTACCAGGTGATAAGGCCTACGCCATCGCCAAGCGTGGATCCGGTAAGCAGCAGGCAGCCACCACCATGGCCTTCGTCCGCTTGCTCAAGGACCTGATGCGTGACAAGGAATTCGGTCACCGCATTGTGCCGATCGTCCCTGATGAATCGCGCACCTTCGGTATGGACTCCTTCTTCCCGACCGCCAAGATCTACAACCCAGGTGGCCAGAACTACCTGTCCGTAGACCGCGACCTGGTTCTGGCCTACAAGGAATCCCCTCAGGGTCAGCTGATCCACCCGGGCATCAACGAAGCCGGCGCCGTCGCAGCCTTCACCGCTGCCGGTACCAGCTACTCCACCCACGATGAACCGCTGATCCCGATCTACGTGTTCTACTCGATGTTCGGCTTCCAGCGCACCGGTGACCAGTTCTGGGCTGCCGGCGACCAGATGGCCCGTGGCTTCATCATCGGCGCTACCGCAGGACGCACCACCCTGACCGGTGAAGGCCTGCAGCACGCCGATGGTCACTCGCCAGTTTTGGCTTCGACCAACCCAGCGGTAATCACCTACGATCCTGCTTACGGTTACGAAATCGGCCACATCATGCGCTCCGGTCTGGACCGCATGTACGGCGGAACCCACCAGGATCCAAACGTGATGTACTACCTGACCGTGTACAACGAGCCAATCAGCCAGCCAGCTGAGCCGGAAGACGTTGACGTGGAAGGCATCATCAAGGGCATCCACCTGCTCAAGGAAGCTACCACCGACGGCCCACGCGCACAGCTGTTGGCCTCCGGTGTGGCCGTGCCATGGGCACTAGAAGCACAGGAAATCCTTGCCGAAGAGTGGGGCGTTTCCGCCGATGTTTGGTCGGTTACCTCGTGGAACGAACTGGCTCGCGACGGCATGAACGCCGACGCTGAGGTTCTGGTTGATCCTTCCAAGGCTCGTCGCACCCCATATGTGACCAGCAAGTTGGAGTCCACCCCAGGCCCAGTCATCGCGACCACCGACTACATGCGTGCGGTGCCTGAGCAGATCCGCCCTTACGTCCCAGGTGAATTCCACACCTTGGGTGCGGACGGATTCGGTTTCTCGGACACCCGTGCAGCAGCTCGTCGCTTCTTCAAGATCGATGCCCACTCGCTGGTGGTCCAGACCTTGCAGTCGCTGGTTGAGCGTGGCGAGATCCCTGCGGACACCGCAGTGAAGGCTCACGCTAAGTACGATCTGAACAACCCGAATGCTGGCAAGTCCGGTAATGCAGGCGGCGACGCCTAA
- a CDS encoding DUF3052 domain-containing protein, whose protein sequence is MGFQNENLIQELGYDDDVDYDLRDSIEDLIGSELLTEEDHDVVDAVIFWWRDGDGDLVDSLMDALNCLEESGVVWLLTPKQGREGHVSPALIQQEAPSAGLHVTTSEGVSQDWSAIRLAPRKKN, encoded by the coding sequence ATGGGCTTCCAAAATGAAAACCTTATTCAGGAACTGGGTTACGACGATGACGTAGATTACGATCTGCGTGACTCGATCGAGGACCTGATTGGTTCAGAGCTGCTCACCGAAGAGGACCATGACGTTGTCGATGCAGTCATCTTCTGGTGGCGCGATGGCGATGGAGACCTTGTTGACTCGTTGATGGACGCGTTGAACTGCTTGGAAGAAAGTGGCGTTGTTTGGCTGCTAACACCAAAGCAAGGCCGTGAAGGTCACGTATCCCCAGCACTAATTCAGCAGGAGGCACCCAGTGCCGGTCTGCACGTAACCACCAGCGAAGGTGTCTCGCAGGACTGGTCCGCAATTCGCCTAGCACCTCGCAAGAAGAACTAA
- a CDS encoding redoxin domain-containing protein — protein sequence MIQTGSRLFDFSLQNQYGESVTSTGLSEGRVLVVFYPWAFSRVCGSELEALNESYEYFAKRNVRIVGISVDHKFTLRSYAESLGIKFELLADFWPHGEVANQMGAFDEQQGVATRVSLLLEDGVVRNLFRSGMGEARKIEDYKHAVDGL from the coding sequence ATGATTCAAACAGGTTCACGCCTGTTCGATTTTTCGCTGCAAAACCAATATGGCGAATCGGTAACCAGCACCGGGCTTTCTGAAGGCCGGGTGCTGGTTGTCTTCTATCCATGGGCATTTTCTCGCGTCTGCGGTTCTGAGCTAGAGGCTTTGAACGAGAGCTATGAGTACTTTGCAAAGCGAAATGTGCGAATCGTTGGTATCTCCGTGGATCATAAGTTCACTCTGCGCAGCTATGCGGAATCTTTAGGGATCAAATTTGAGCTTCTTGCGGATTTTTGGCCCCATGGTGAAGTCGCCAATCAGATGGGCGCCTTTGACGAGCAACAAGGAGTAGCAACTCGTGTTTCGTTGCTGCTTGAAGATGGTGTCGTGCGAAACCTCTTCCGCAGTGGCATGGGTGAAGCGCGCAAAATTGAAGACTACAAACACGCGGTTGACGGGCTTTAA
- a CDS encoding class I SAM-dependent methyltransferase, translating to MSMQGHEVVGVDLDPDLVDVARSDYPEAQWMVGNLASFSLESTFAGPHEFDLIVSAGNVLTFLSHSERLPALKNLHDLLAPNGRMIVGFGAGRGYDFDVFEADATQAGLEIQQRFSSWDLQLPSEDFLVAILGRNDYQN from the coding sequence TTGTCTATGCAGGGGCACGAAGTCGTGGGTGTTGACCTGGATCCCGATTTGGTTGATGTGGCCCGAAGTGACTATCCGGAGGCGCAGTGGATGGTCGGAAATTTGGCGAGTTTTAGCCTTGAATCCACTTTCGCAGGACCGCACGAATTTGATCTCATCGTCTCTGCCGGCAATGTCCTCACTTTCCTTTCACATTCCGAACGATTGCCAGCCTTGAAAAACTTGCACGATCTGCTCGCCCCCAATGGTCGAATGATCGTAGGGTTCGGTGCAGGTCGTGGATACGACTTCGATGTTTTCGAAGCAGACGCGACGCAAGCCGGTCTTGAGATTCAACAGAGATTCTCCAGCTGGGATTTGCAGTTACCGTCCGAGGATTTCCTCGTTGCGATACTCGGTCGCAATGATTATCAAAATTGA
- a CDS encoding CsbD family protein: protein MGLGDKIKNKAQEASGKVKETVGDATNNENLQAEGLKDQAAAKAKQAGEAVKDAAKDVRDEFNK from the coding sequence ATGGGTTTAGGCGATAAAATCAAGAACAAGGCTCAGGAAGCATCCGGCAAGGTTAAAGAAACCGTAGGCGATGCAACCAACAATGAGAACTTGCAGGCTGAAGGCCTGAAGGATCAGGCAGCAGCCAAGGCAAAGCAGGCTGGCGAAGCTGTTAAGGACGCCGCTAAGGACGTACGCGACGAATTCAATAAGTAA
- the argE gene encoding acetylornithine deacetylase yields MATPSEASMKEIRELIAVDTTSRDTNLPLINNVVQKLQAYGIESTLIHNEDRSKANLLATIPASNGNRTGGIVLSGHTDVVPVDGQDWSSAPFEAEVRGDKLYGRGACDMKGYIGVILAKLDQLTTAQLTEPIHLALSYDEEVGCVGAVSLVEKIVADGLAPRGCFVGEPSSMRAIRGHKSMNVFRVQFNGVAAHSSLPSEGVNAISYALRFANFVEEITAELRTSGPRDDAFIEPTTTMNVNKFDAGIAVNTIPSQAVVFFEYRSLAVVDREELTSRFRDEAKKLEAQMREKNPSCSVSFEQQAGAPGLDTEPGEEIVALATACGAIATDEKVTYGTEAGLFSSAGIPTVVCGPGDIAQAHAPDEYVLLDQLAECENFIDSLIAQLS; encoded by the coding sequence ATGGCTACGCCGTCCGAAGCAAGCATGAAAGAAATTCGCGAACTGATTGCCGTGGACACGACTAGTCGCGATACCAACTTGCCACTGATCAATAACGTCGTGCAGAAACTTCAAGCGTACGGCATTGAGTCAACACTCATCCACAATGAAGATAGGTCCAAAGCCAACCTTCTTGCCACGATCCCTGCAAGTAACGGAAACCGTACCGGTGGAATCGTGCTTTCTGGCCATACTGATGTTGTTCCGGTAGATGGGCAGGACTGGAGCAGCGCGCCCTTTGAGGCCGAGGTGCGTGGTGACAAACTTTATGGGCGTGGGGCCTGCGATATGAAGGGCTATATCGGGGTTATCCTGGCCAAACTTGACCAACTCACCACCGCTCAACTCACTGAACCGATCCACTTGGCATTGTCCTATGACGAAGAGGTTGGATGCGTCGGTGCCGTGAGTTTAGTCGAGAAAATTGTGGCTGATGGGTTGGCGCCACGCGGATGCTTCGTAGGGGAGCCGTCGAGTATGCGCGCGATCCGCGGACATAAGTCCATGAACGTGTTCCGCGTGCAGTTTAATGGGGTGGCTGCGCACTCTTCGCTTCCTTCCGAAGGTGTCAACGCAATTTCCTACGCTCTACGTTTTGCGAACTTCGTTGAGGAAATCACCGCAGAATTACGAACCAGTGGACCGCGTGACGACGCGTTCATCGAACCGACCACGACGATGAACGTGAACAAGTTTGACGCCGGCATCGCAGTGAACACCATTCCATCGCAGGCTGTCGTATTTTTTGAATACCGTTCTTTGGCGGTAGTGGATCGTGAGGAACTCACCTCCCGATTCCGCGACGAGGCAAAGAAGCTCGAAGCCCAAATGCGCGAGAAGAATCCGTCGTGCTCCGTCAGTTTCGAGCAACAGGCTGGTGCGCCAGGTCTCGATACCGAGCCGGGCGAAGAAATTGTCGCCCTAGCGACCGCCTGCGGTGCGATCGCGACTGACGAGAAGGTTACGTACGGAACTGAGGCTGGCTTGTTTTCCTCGGCAGGTATTCCGACTGTCGTTTGTGGACCTGGCGATATCGCGCAAGCCCACGCCCCAGATGAGTATGTACTGCTAGACCAGCTGGCGGAATGTGAGAACTTCATTGACTCGCTGATTGCCCAGCTGAGCTGA
- the trhA gene encoding PAQR family membrane homeostasis protein TrhA, which yields MAIDPLIPTAEIQAPKKFLSIGTERTRWRGLIHAWSTPVIIVMNLVLVVLANGHLAEWTSAVFALCSILLFGTSALYHRGNWTDKVMGLFRRADHANIFLLIAGTYTPVAAMTLPGKQAIIVLSIIWGGALAGIAIKTLWPTAPRWLGVSLYVLLGWSAMMQLPAFWAYNPAVMILIVTGGLAYTVGAVFYATKRPNPLPTIFGFHELFHACTIIAFLCHWTAVLLVAL from the coding sequence GTGGCCATTGATCCGCTGATTCCCACCGCTGAAATTCAAGCGCCGAAAAAATTCTTGTCAATCGGAACTGAACGAACGCGATGGCGCGGCTTGATCCACGCATGGTCAACGCCGGTGATCATCGTGATGAACTTGGTGCTTGTCGTTCTTGCCAACGGCCATCTGGCTGAATGGACCAGCGCAGTCTTCGCACTATGCTCCATCCTGCTATTTGGTACCTCAGCGCTCTACCATCGTGGCAATTGGACCGATAAGGTCATGGGTCTATTTCGACGAGCAGATCACGCAAACATCTTTCTGTTGATCGCTGGCACCTACACTCCGGTTGCGGCCATGACCCTGCCTGGCAAGCAAGCCATTATCGTTCTCTCGATCATTTGGGGTGGAGCGCTGGCAGGCATCGCCATCAAAACCCTCTGGCCGACCGCTCCTCGTTGGTTAGGTGTGAGCTTGTACGTTCTCCTCGGTTGGAGTGCCATGATGCAATTACCTGCATTTTGGGCCTACAACCCAGCAGTCATGATCCTTATTGTGACTGGCGGGCTCGCGTACACCGTGGGCGCCGTCTTCTACGCGACCAAACGGCCTAATCCCCTACCGACGATCTTCGGTTTCCATGAGCTCTTCCATGCCTGCACGATCATCGCTTTCCTTTGCCACTGGACAGCAGTGTTACTCGTAGCCCTGTAG
- a CDS encoding GlsB/YeaQ/YmgE family stress response membrane protein, protein MGFIGWIVLGLIAGAIAKAILPGKQGGGWFATLLLGVVGAILGGWIGGAVFGKGDLSFWSLWSWILAIGGSLIVLVIWGFITKKRA, encoded by the coding sequence ATGGGATTCATTGGATGGATAGTTTTAGGCCTAATTGCTGGCGCAATTGCAAAGGCAATCCTGCCCGGTAAGCAGGGCGGCGGATGGTTCGCAACCTTGTTGCTAGGCGTCGTCGGCGCAATTCTCGGTGGCTGGATTGGCGGCGCCGTCTTTGGCAAGGGAGATCTGAGCTTCTGGTCGCTATGGAGCTGGATCCTTGCAATCGGTGGCTCCCTCATAGTTTTGGTCATCTGGGGATTCATCACCAAGAAACGCGCATAG
- a CDS encoding gluconokinase encodes MSELVPAIVVMGVSGSGKTTIGQMLADELNRQFIDGDSLHPVANKNKMAAGEALNDQDREPWLRVIGEKLADGTKQGAPLVIACSALKRSYRDLIRSLEPSTIFVHLTGGSAVIRDRMNARSHEYMPSSLLDSQLATLELPTVDEAVLTADISNSPEDIVRQLVADLNIAHLS; translated from the coding sequence ATGAGTGAACTGGTCCCAGCCATCGTCGTTATGGGTGTTTCGGGCAGCGGTAAAACAACCATCGGTCAGATGCTGGCAGACGAACTAAACCGTCAATTCATCGACGGTGACAGCCTGCACCCGGTGGCCAACAAGAACAAAATGGCAGCTGGCGAAGCGCTCAATGATCAAGACCGTGAACCATGGTTGCGGGTCATCGGAGAAAAACTCGCAGATGGCACCAAACAAGGTGCACCACTGGTAATCGCATGTTCAGCCCTGAAGCGTAGCTACCGAGATCTCATTCGATCTCTGGAACCTTCCACTATTTTTGTGCATCTCACTGGTGGATCAGCTGTCATTCGTGATCGCATGAACGCACGCTCACACGAGTACATGCCGTCCTCGCTACTCGACAGCCAGCTGGCCACTCTAGAACTGCCTACCGTCGATGAAGCAGTGCTCACTGCCGACATTTCTAATTCACCTGAGGACATCGTGCGCCAGCTCGTAGCTGACCTGAACATCGCACACCTCTCCTAA